In Gossypium hirsutum isolate 1008001.06 chromosome D06, Gossypium_hirsutum_v2.1, whole genome shotgun sequence, one genomic interval encodes:
- the LOC107901195 gene encoding uncharacterized protein — MDEYHSSDTNALGFCLLPSELIQSILFSLALPEILRMKLVNKFLSYLISDKDFIRQCNLRSRSATWLFVYKKRWRRDAILHGFSDQSNRWFKICIEDLIKQVVFYPDEDIYLLTASGNIFLFASNSQKAVIAVNLVSKAVKKIPPCPLGPRGTSSWRRSGMKLVPESSDSGHFRFLFVELVGNSPVVFEYNSETEKWQCREAREGKGNFAGNDCMFLNAHNAPQESLVVAIGSEYIPPLILRPRFGNREQQASWVNVNDRRHVYGDGHVMIMRSRDQRRAKVLCSIEVWGISLRSGNWEYVSNVPSEIVEQIGKPYGVMIGCLEARNGRIRVVLMSNCEGSWDIIWLTYHQQSGVWNWVLLPDCKMKGANLAGITFSSGLSLT; from the coding sequence ATGGATGAATATCACAGTTCAGACACCAACGCCCTTGGCTTCTGTCTTCTTCCTTCCGAACTCATACAAAGCATCCTCTTCTCTCTGGCTTTACCGGAAATCCTTCGCATGAAATTAGTCAACAAGTTCCTTTCTTATCTTATATCCGACAAAGATTTTATCCGGCAGTGCAACCTACGATCAAGGTCAGCCACTTGGTTGTTTGTCTACAAGAAACGCTGGCGTCGCGACGCCATACTCCACGGGTTTTCGGATCAATCCAACCGTTGGTTCAAGATTTGTATCGAAGATTTGATTAAGCAAGTTGTTTTTTATCCGGATGAAGATATATATTTATTGACAGCAAGTGGGAATATTTTTCTGTTTGCTTCCAATTCTCAAAAGGCAGTTATTGCCGTTAATTTGGTTAGTAAGGCAGTTAAAAAGATCCCTCCATGTCCATTAGGTCCACGTGGTACCTCTTCCTGGAGGAGATCCGGGATGAAGCTAGTACCCGAATCATCGGATTCGGGTCATTTCCGGTTTTTGTTTGTCGAACTAGTGGGGAACAGTCCGGTTGTGTTCGAATACAATTCAGAGACCGAAAAATGGCAGTGCAGAGAAGCAAGAGAGGGGAAGGGGAACTTCGCAGGGAATGATTGTATGTTTCTCAATGCACATAATGCACCTCAGGAGAGTTTGGTGGTTGCGATTGGATCTGAATACATCCCACCACTGATCCTACGACCAAGATTCGGAAACAGAGAGCAGCAGGCAAGCTGGGTGAACGTAAATGACCGGAGACACGTGTATGGTGATGGACACGTGATGATAATGAGATCGCGGGATCAAAGGAGGGCAAAGGTGTTGTGCAGCATAGAAGTGTGGGGGATAAGCCTAAGGAGTGGGAATTGGGAGTATGTGTCAAATGTTCCTAGTGAGATAGTGGAGCAAATAGGGAAACCTTACGGGGTGATGATAGGGTGTTTAGAGGCGAGAAATGGGAGAATTCGGGTGGTGTTAATGTCGAATTGCGAGGGCTCATGGGACATTATTTGGCTGACTTACCATCAACAGAGCGGCGTATGGAATTGGGTGTTGTTGCCTGATTGCAAGATGAAAGGGGCTAACTTGGCTGGAATCACATTCTCCTCAGGCCTTTCTTTGACATGA